The window GCAGGTGGATTCGGGACGTGGTACGGAGGCGGGGTTGGAGGAGGTGGCGGCGGCGGTCGCGGTTTTGAGTATGTTACGTACAAGTGGGGTTACGGAGGTAACGGCGGCGAAGGTTCATCCGGACCAGGATCTGCAAGCACTAGATTCGTACAGGGTGTTGGCCCGGTATTCTTACAAGGGAACAATGGCGGTATTGGTGCCGGTGGTTCTGGTGGTCTTGTAATCGGTAACACAGGTGTCATTGCGAACAGTGGTAACGGGGGCTCAAGCCTTCAAGGTGGCGGTGGCGGCGGCGGTGGTGGACTCGGCACGTATTACAATTCTACATCCGCTGGAGACGGTGGCATCGGCAGAAATCTAGGAGGCGGAGCGTTAATTTTAGTTGCGAGAGGTAGCATCACCATTTCGAGTACAGGAGTAATAGATGCCAACGCGACAGGGAGCGCAGGTGTGGGAGGCGTAGGTGTCGCCTATGGTGATTCTAACAACGATGGCGGCGGCGGTGGCGGCGGTGGCGGAGCAGGTGGCGGAACCGTGACCATCATCCACAAAGGCACCTTTTCTAACCTGGGGACCATCACTGTTAATGGATCTGCAGGTGGAGTAGGCGGAGTAGGCGCCCCGAATGGTCAAAATGGATCTGCAGGAGGCATTGGAAGCATCGCTGTCTACAACCTCAATAACTAATAAGGGGGATTTAAAATGGTAAAATTGATCTTCATCGAGAATCCGCATGACGTGCGTAGTCGGGAGCTTCGGGTGAGGCTCGCAGAGCTAGGATTAACAGACGAGACGCATTTTGTTTCATTCCAGGATGTTACGTGCCTGCCGATCCAGGCAGCCCCTTGCGTCTTTCTGGTGGGTGTTGATGACCTGCTGGATAGCTTTACTGAGAAGGACGTGGTGGATCATCTGAACTTTGTGAAGAACAAGACAACCACTGAGGAACGCCTCAACTATCTCGGACAACTCGCCGTCCGGGCACGATTGGCAGGTGTTAAGTAATGAGCAGCTTTGACTTCTGGAAAATGTGCTGGGAAGAGAAGTGGGCTACAGAGTCTGATATGAAGCAAGCCGTTGTTATTGGCGAGCTGGTGGAAGAGGAGTACGAGGAGATCGTTGGAGTGGCCTACACCTCGTGACAATAGAAACTAGACGAAAAGAGCGAGAGCGCGTTGAAGCGGTCTCTTTTTTATTCACCTAGCCCTGCCTAATGGCGGGGCTTTTTTAAGTTGAATGCTGAGTTGGATGTAGAGTGGTACGAACAGCTGATCATGTGAAGTGGTCATGATCGGGATTAGATAGACAGAAGTACCTAGCTACAAAAGTTTAGGCTGTGATCGAGTACCACAATGTTCGATGAAGTCTACGATTCCAGGCAAACAAAGCAAAGATCGTCTTTATCTCTTCAAAGTTGGCAAAGCCGTTTATTTGTGGAGGTATCGTTAGGCAGACTGTTTGAACTCGTCTCTCTTGACCCGCTCTACCAAGTTACGTCCGAGAAAAAATGAAGCCACGTCAAGTGAAGACTTGCCGTGGCTTATTACGTACACGTTTACAGCGTCACTGCCAAACGCGCATGCACGCTGCCGCTGTTGTAGCCGACAACTTTGATGTAATAGGTCTTGCCCGCCGTAAGCGTCGGGCTGACCTTGGAGAAGGTGCCGTTGAAGTCATCGTTGCTTGCCACCAGCGAGGTCATCGCCTCATCGCTGTAAACGTACAGCACGGTGTCGCTGGCGCCGCTCGAAGACGTTCCTGCGTAGTAATCGGTGTAGATGTTATGCACACCGGTCGTCGTTGCTGCGAACGAGAACACTTTCGAAGAGCCGGTTGCCACGTCGAAGTCGATCGGCTTGTTCAGCGAGATCGGTGTCGAGCCGACTGTGATCTCGTTGGAGACGGTCAGCCGGGCGTTCAGTGCCACGTCCGAGCTATAAGTTCTCAGCTTGACGTAGTAGGAAACGCCTGCGGTCAGGTTCGCCGAGATCTGCGAGAAGGGAGTGCCGTTAAAATCGTCGTTGCTCGCGATCTGCTGGGTCATCGCGGCATCGGCGTACAGTTCGAGCACAGTGTCATTGCTGCCGCCAGTTCCGCCGTACGGGCCGGTGTAGATGCGGTGCAGGCCGGTCGTGGACGGGGTGAAGATGAAGGACTGGCTCTTGCCGGCCGGCAGGGAAACGTCGACCGGGGTGTCGAGGAACAGTTTCGGCAGGACGACCTTCGCCGTGGTGGCTTTGATCGTCGCGAGAGTGGACGTGCCGCCTGCGTTGACCGAGGAGACGCCTACCGTGTACAAAGTGTCTGCATTCAGGCCGGTGAAGGTATAGGACGTGTCGGCCGTCGTGTTGACGGTGGTGCCGTTCAGGGACACTTTGTAGGAAGTTGCGCCGACAACCGGTGCCCAGCTCAGTGTGAGGCTGTTTTCGGTGGTCGTAGCGGTCAGGTCGCTCGGTGCAAACGGTGCGGTCAGCGCGCTTACGGTCGCCGCTGCGCTTTCTTTGCCCGCCACGGAGTCGTAGCTGGCAACGCCGAGCGTGTAGGTTTTGTTCGCGCCGAGGTTCGCAAACGTGTAGGAGGTGCCGCTGACGGTGGTCACGAGCGCGCCGTTTTGATACACCTTGTACGAGTCAGCGCCTGCTGCGGCATCCCAGGTCAAGGTGATGCTACTTTCGTTCGCGGTGGTCTTGAGGTTCGCCGGGGTAGCCGGGCCGACCGGAGCCGGAGCTTTCGTCGTCGCGGTCACCGTTGTGGAGAGGTCGCCGATGTAGGTGGAGGGCGCATTGGTGGTGGCTGCGACTTGGATCGTGTAGGACGTCTGAGCGGTCAGGTTCTGCAGCGTATAGGTAGTCGTATCGGTCGATGCGGTCAAGTTGCCATTGACGAACAGATGATACCAGGAGGCATTCGGCACGGCGTTCCAAGCAAGGGTCGCCGTCTTATCGGTGGTGCCGGTCACTTGCAGGCCGGTCGGTGCGGCGAGTCCGGTGGTCAGTGAGACGTTGGCCGGGTCGCCAATATAGCCGTTGCCAAGCGGCATCGCGCAGACCGACAGGGTATAGGGGGTATTCGGCGTCAGGCCGGTGACGGTGATCTCCGTCTGATCGGTCATGAAATTGGAGATCTGGCCGTTGATCTTGACCATGTAGAGGGCACCGGGAGCAACCGAATTCCATTTCAGCTGGGCGGAAGTGCCGTTTGCCCGGGCGATGTACAGGCCGGTCGGAGCAGGGTACGCGGTCTTGATCACCTTCGGAGCCGACCAGGTCTGCCAGCCTTGCTGGTTCGGGGCGACGCCGGATACTTCAACGGTGTAGGTGGTGTTCGGGGTCAAGCCGGTGATGGTGTACGAAGTCGTATTGGAAAGATAGATGTTGGAACCGTTGACGCGGATCGCGTACAGGTCGGCGCCATTGACGTAGCCCCATGTCAAGGGAATCGTCGTCGAGGTGACATTGGAATCACTTACATAGCCCGGTGCCGGCAGCAAGGTCGCCGCCTGCGACACCCCTGTGACGAAAAACATCTGCAGGAGGAGCGCAAACACGAGCAGCAGGGAAAAGCTTTTGCGATTCATGATAAGACCTCCATTTTCTAATTTCTTTAATATAAACAAATATAATAATACAGGTAATATTTTCTAATAGCAAAACCAGAAACTCTTCAAATTATCTTGTTATTGGTAAAAAAGACTATTTTTTCTTCACTTTCCATCAATCTGCTATAAACTTTTTTTCATTTCGACCGACATAAAGAGAGTAGGCAACTAGATTTGGGAACAAGGAACTAGTCCCAAAAGGCAGGAGTCTCCCTGATCTTGTCGAAATCTGTTATCACATGAAATATCGTGCAAGGGAGGAAACAAGGGTGAAACCATTGCAACACAAGTTGCTCAGTTTGTTCATGATCCTGGCAATGGTCATCACGCTGTTGCCGATGGGCGTGGCGAAGGCGGATGCGGAATATTTCCGCTTTACCAACTTCTCGACCAACATGGCAGATCCGACACAGGTCAACACCAATGTGGTGCAACTGGCCGGATCGTTTAACGGCGTATCGGCCAACTCGATCACCTATCAGGTCGAACAGATCATCAATGGTCAATCTGTGCAAATCTCACGGGGAACGGGCGTCAACCCGATCATCGAAAACGGCAGTATGTTCAAGTTCATGAACGTGCAGCTGTTCCAAGGGTTGAACAAGATCACCGTCTTCGGGATCAACCCGAGCGGCAACCAAGTTCCGGGTGTTTGCTATGTAAACTTCTCGAATGTACCTGTACTCTATGACATCAAGCTCGTCGACGGACGCGTGCTCGAGGCGGGACAGCCGCAGATCGTCACGTCTCCTGACGCTGTTATCCTGCTGAAAGCTCCTAACTCGGACCGCGTGACCGTCAACGGAATCATCGCGTACTCCGCGGGCGAGGATGCGTATATCGTTTCCGACCTCAACTTGAAACCGGGTCTCAACCCGCTGGCGATCGTGGCGAGCAACTCGACGATGAGTTATTCGCTGAACCGTCAGCTCGTCTACTTCAACGGCTACCCGACGGCGTACAACACGCAGATTGAGAACAGCGCGGGCACGCCGAACCCGGTCGTGCTGGAGAACAAGCCGACCGTCGGCCCGAACAGCGGCGGTACGCTGAACGGCCTCATCACCGGCCAGATCATCTTCGCGACCGACAACACCAACCCGCCGGACCCGACGATCACGCTGGAGCTGTACGAGGGCTCCAACCCGATCCCGATCACGCTTGCGACCACCGTCACTCGCGGGACGACGACGGCGGGCCACACCATCTTCTCGTATACGTCCACGACCAACGCGAATATCGCGACGAACGGTCCGTGGCAGCTGAAAGTGCGCGGCACTTATGGCACGCAAGGTGCGAACTATCCGATTCTGTTCAACTATCGCAATTCGAACACCGCGTACATTTCGGCGGTGAACCAGATCTACAACGTGCGCGATCTCGATGCGACCCGCGTTGTCTATGATTCCAGCACCGTCTTTGTGGACAACACCACAATCTTCGAACTGCCGATCTGGCTGGAAGCGAAGATCGAGAACGTGTTCGACATCAACAATGTGACCTTGACGTCCACGCAAAACGGTACGCCGGTTCCGGCTTCTGTCTTCAACTACAGCAAGAAGCTTACCGATAAAGGCACCGTGGCACTCAAGATCAACAACATGCCGGCTGGCGAGCAAGTCCTGACCGTCTCCGTCACTTCGGCGGGCGGCACGGAGACGCAAGCGGTGCGCGTGAACTACGTTCCGGCTCCGTTCATTCAGCTCAACAACCTGTACAATGGCAAGGTGTTCAACACCAACGGGACCTACCCGGCGGATGAAAATGATCCGCGCAAATTCACCACGTTGAAAGGCCGCCTGGTCAACTTTAACAACATGGGCATCGATCCGGACCAGTCGACCGTGCAAGTGAAGATCAACGGCCGCACGGTGCGCCTGATTGACAATCTGGGCGGCACGCCGATCGACGCGCAAGGCAACTTCACGTTTATCGTTCCGAACGACATGAAGCTCGTCAACGGTCCGAACCAGATCACCCTCTCCGGCGTGGCGAACGGTGTTCCGGTCACGACGAACGTCACCGTCTACCTGTTCTCGGAACATGTACCGGTGGTCAAGAATGTCAAGCCGGTGCCGCATGATCCGCTGTCCCCGCTGCTCGACGACACGAACTTGAAGTTCGTGAACACGGGTACGCTGCAATACGTGACCAATGAGAAGGAAGCGGACATCGTCTTCGATGTGCAAAACGTGGACAAGGTGGTCATCACCGTTGATGGCGCGCAACTGATCACCGCAGGAAACGATGCATCGGGCACGCTCGTCTCCGATGACGACCGCGTGCTGCACATCGACTCGCACGACCCGCTGGAGCGCCGTTACACGCTGCGTCTCGTCAAGCATCAGCTGCCGAAGACCGGCCTGCGCTCGATCACGATCCAGGCGCACTTGGAAAGCGCAAGCGTCGCATCGACCCTGTCGATCACTCGCGAGCTGTCGCCGTACATCGTCCTGTCGCCGAAGCTGCCGAATGAGCGCGTGATCAACCAGAACTTCCTGAACATCGCGATCCTCGCGGAAGGCGCGGACAGCGTCCTGATCGGCAAGGAAGCGATGAAGAAGGAAGCGAACGACATCTTCCGCTATGAATTGCGCAACATGAAGGCGGGCATCAACAAGGTCAAATTCACCGTCATGCGCGGCACGCAGAAGCTGGACGGCGAGTTTGAAGTGAACTATGCAGCTTCGAACACGGTCGGCGGCCAGTTCAAGACCACCGTGCCGAAGACCGGTTCGGTCAAGGTGTTCAACAGCGACCTGACCCTGACCCTGCCGAAAAATACGTTCCTGCGCCAAGTGAACCAGACCCCGGGCCAAGATGCGCGCACGGTGGACTTGTTCGACTCGCAGAACATCCTGTTTGGTATCGCGGACCGCAATGACGGCCGCACAGTGAAGAAGTACAACAATGACGGTGATATCCGCGACATCTCGCCGATGGATATCGCAGCCGACCTGCTGACCGTACCGGCGCACTTCGGCTACGCGTCTAAGCTGTTCTGGATGGATGCGGGCTACTTCGATGCGGTGACCCCGACGCAGTGGTCGACCGTCCACGGCCAACATCCGTACAACACGGGCTATGAGTTCTACACCCGCACTGCGAACAAGTGGATGGAACCGTCGCAGCGCGGCACGATCACCTTGAAGTACGATGCGGACATCCGCAACGTGACGGCGCCGAAGCTGTCGGTCTGGCGCTTCTACAACAACACGTGGAAGAACCTCGGCGGCATCGTGGACACCAGCAAGAAGACGGTCACCGCTTCGTTTGACGGATTTGGCTACTATGCGGTGTTCTATGACGCTTACTCGTTCAACGATGTGATCGGCCATGGCTACGCGCGCAACCAACTGGAGACGGTGTTTGCGAAAGGCGTCATGCTGCCGAAGAACAACAATGAATTTGGCGTCTATGACAACATCACGCGCGGCGAGTTCGCGACGATGATGGTCAAGATGCTGGACCTGCCGCTGTCGTATGATCCGAACAACCTGACGTTTAACGACGTTCCGAAAGATTACATCGCAGGCTCGCTGTACGACTACCGCTACATCGAGACGGCCGTACGACGCGGTCTGATCCGCGGTGTCGGTCCGCGCCTGTTCGCTCCGAACCAGAGCTTGACCCGTGAGCAAGCGGCAGTCATGATCGCGCGGGCGATGAACCTCAAGGTCAACCCGGATACGGATAAGGAGGTTCCGAACCTGCAGAAGCTGTTCACCGACGCTGGCACGGTCGACTATTATGCAGTCTCGTCGATCACAGCTGTCGCGAAGGAAGGCATCATCGTCGGGATTCCGAACCGCTTGACCGGCACGCAGAAGAAGCCGACCTATCGCTTCGACCCGCATGCGTTCCTGAACCGTGCGGACGCGGCGATCATCACCGAAAAAGTGATGCGCAAAATGAAGCGTCTGTAAGGACGTAGTGCAGGAAACCCCCTGTCTGGCTCGAATAGAGCTGGAAAGGGGGTTTTTTCATGCGTTGGAAACCATTGCTGATCTCTTCGACGCTGAGCTTGTCGCTGCTGTTGGGACCGGCAGGCGCGGTGTCGGCGGAGTCCGATCAGCATGCAGATACGCTGCTCGAGCTGTATCAGTTGCTCGTCGGCAGTCATTATACACATCCGGATGCAGACAAGGTGCTGCAAGGTGCGATCAAAGGGATGCTCGACGTGGTGGACGATCCGTTTACGTCGTACATGACCCCGGAGGAATACGCGGCGTTCACGCGGGCGCTCGACAATCAGTATGCGGGGATCGGGACGGCGCTGCAGGCGGCGAAGTCGGGGGAAGTGCTGATCACCGAGGTCTACGCTGGCTCCCCGGCGGAAAAAGCGGGCTTGCAGGCGGGCGACCGGATTGTGGCGGTCGACGGAGTTGCGGCAACCGGGAAGACGGCAGCTGAGGTGGCGTCGATGGCGCGTGGGAAGGCCGGGACGGAGACGATGGTGATGATCGCCCGCGGAAGTGAAGCGCCGCGCCAAGTGAAGGTGGTGCGGGAGGCGATCTCGCTGCCGACTGTGACTTCGAAGGATCTGGGGAATGGCGTGGGGTATCTGCGCATCCTGACGTTTGGCGGGAATACGTCGAAGGAGTTTTTCGATGCCTATGGGCAGTTGGAAGCCACGTCGCCAAACGGGATCGTGCTCGATCTGCGCGGCAACGGTGGCGGGTCGGTGCTGTCGGCGCTGGAGATTGCAGACCATTTCTTGACGGAAGGCACTCTGCTGATCATGCATGATGAAGAAGGCGGTCAGCAGGTGATCGGGGCTGACGAGCTGGGCACGGAGGAGATGCCGCTGGCGGTGCTGGTGGATCAGCAGACGGCGAGTGCGTCGGAGATGCTGGCCGGTGCACTGCAGGTGAACGCACGGGCGGCGTTGATCGGG of the Tumebacillus sp. BK434 genome contains:
- a CDS encoding fibronectin type III domain-containing protein, encoding MNRKSFSLLLVFALLLQMFFVTGVSQAATLLPAPGYVSDSNVTSTTIPLTWGYVNGADLYAIRVNGSNIYLSNTTSYTITGLTPNTTYTVEVSGVAPNQQGWQTWSAPKVIKTAYPAPTGLYIARANGTSAQLKWNSVAPGALYMVKINGQISNFMTDQTEITVTGLTPNTPYTLSVCAMPLGNGYIGDPANVSLTTGLAAPTGLQVTGTTDKTATLAWNAVPNASWYHLFVNGNLTASTDTTTYTLQNLTAQTSYTIQVAATTNAPSTYIGDLSTTVTATTKAPAPVGPATPANLKTTANESSITLTWDAAAGADSYKVYQNGALVTTVSGTSYTFANLGANKTYTLGVASYDSVAGKESAAATVSALTAPFAPSDLTATTTENSLTLSWAPVVGATSYKVSLNGTTVNTTADTSYTFTGLNADTLYTVGVSSVNAGGTSTLATIKATTAKVVLPKLFLDTPVDVSLPAGKSQSFIFTPSTTGLHRIYTGPYGGTGGSNDTVLELYADAAMTQQIASNDDFNGTPFSQISANLTAGVSYYVKLRTYSSDVALNARLTVSNEITVGSTPISLNKPIDFDVATGSSKVFSFAATTTGVHNIYTDYYAGTSSSGASDTVLYVYSDEAMTSLVASNDDFNGTFSKVSPTLTAGKTYYIKVVGYNSGSVHARLAVTL
- a CDS encoding S-layer homology domain-containing protein is translated as MKPLQHKLLSLFMILAMVITLLPMGVAKADAEYFRFTNFSTNMADPTQVNTNVVQLAGSFNGVSANSITYQVEQIINGQSVQISRGTGVNPIIENGSMFKFMNVQLFQGLNKITVFGINPSGNQVPGVCYVNFSNVPVLYDIKLVDGRVLEAGQPQIVTSPDAVILLKAPNSDRVTVNGIIAYSAGEDAYIVSDLNLKPGLNPLAIVASNSTMSYSLNRQLVYFNGYPTAYNTQIENSAGTPNPVVLENKPTVGPNSGGTLNGLITGQIIFATDNTNPPDPTITLELYEGSNPIPITLATTVTRGTTTAGHTIFSYTSTTNANIATNGPWQLKVRGTYGTQGANYPILFNYRNSNTAYISAVNQIYNVRDLDATRVVYDSSTVFVDNTTIFELPIWLEAKIENVFDINNVTLTSTQNGTPVPASVFNYSKKLTDKGTVALKINNMPAGEQVLTVSVTSAGGTETQAVRVNYVPAPFIQLNNLYNGKVFNTNGTYPADENDPRKFTTLKGRLVNFNNMGIDPDQSTVQVKINGRTVRLIDNLGGTPIDAQGNFTFIVPNDMKLVNGPNQITLSGVANGVPVTTNVTVYLFSEHVPVVKNVKPVPHDPLSPLLDDTNLKFVNTGTLQYVTNEKEADIVFDVQNVDKVVITVDGAQLITAGNDASGTLVSDDDRVLHIDSHDPLERRYTLRLVKHQLPKTGLRSITIQAHLESASVASTLSITRELSPYIVLSPKLPNERVINQNFLNIAILAEGADSVLIGKEAMKKEANDIFRYELRNMKAGINKVKFTVMRGTQKLDGEFEVNYAASNTVGGQFKTTVPKTGSVKVFNSDLTLTLPKNTFLRQVNQTPGQDARTVDLFDSQNILFGIADRNDGRTVKKYNNDGDIRDISPMDIAADLLTVPAHFGYASKLFWMDAGYFDAVTPTQWSTVHGQHPYNTGYEFYTRTANKWMEPSQRGTITLKYDADIRNVTAPKLSVWRFYNNTWKNLGGIVDTSKKTVTASFDGFGYYAVFYDAYSFNDVIGHGYARNQLETVFAKGVMLPKNNNEFGVYDNITRGEFATMMVKMLDLPLSYDPNNLTFNDVPKDYIAGSLYDYRYIETAVRRGLIRGVGPRLFAPNQSLTREQAAVMIARAMNLKVNPDTDKEVPNLQKLFTDAGTVDYYAVSSITAVAKEGIIVGIPNRLTGTQKKPTYRFDPHAFLNRADAAIITEKVMRKMKRL
- a CDS encoding S41 family peptidase; translation: MRWKPLLISSTLSLSLLLGPAGAVSAESDQHADTLLELYQLLVGSHYTHPDADKVLQGAIKGMLDVVDDPFTSYMTPEEYAAFTRALDNQYAGIGTALQAAKSGEVLITEVYAGSPAEKAGLQAGDRIVAVDGVAATGKTAAEVASMARGKAGTETMVMIARGSEAPRQVKVVREAISLPTVTSKDLGNGVGYLRILTFGGNTSKEFFDAYGQLEATSPNGIVLDLRGNGGGSVLSALEIADHFLTEGTLLIMHDEEGGQQVIGADELGTEEMPLAVLVDQQTASASEMLAGALQVNARAALIGAQTFGKGTMQEPVTLPNGGVLKVSVDAWELGDGTSIQKIGLTPDIRLTSPSVMVNAGIQHLLPNRVQTLTLQKQGGVGNLNGIQLLDVPKLLTERGRDYLPLRYVAEAFGSEVNWVAKTNSVEFKLESQAVRVVLNSGNVYLDKRDTGLKGQVLVRNGVSYLSVDALKKVLNGGVSATSAAITITAD
- a CDS encoding XkdX family protein, whose protein sequence is MSSFDFWKMCWEEKWATESDMKQAVVIGELVEEEYEEIVGVAYTS